Part of the Kangiella geojedonensis genome is shown below.
TAAACGAATCGCACGGATCGCATCATCGTTACCTGGGATGATGTAATCAACGCCTTTCGGGTTAGAGTTTGTATCAACAACAGCAACAACTGGGATGCCCATTTTGTTTGCTTCTGCAATTGCGATGGCTTCATGATCAGCGTCAATCACAAACAATACGTCTGGAAGACCGCCCATGTTCTTGATACCGCCGATAGACGCTTCAAGCTTGTCCATCTCACGAGTACGCATCAACGCTTCTTTCTTAGTCAAACGCTCGAAAGTGCCGTCTTCAGACTGTTTTTCTAAGTCTTTCAAACGGTTAATAGAACCACGAATCGTTTTGTAGTTAGTCAACATACCGCCTAACCAACGCTTATCAACGAAGAACTGACCACAACGAGTCGCTTCTTCTTTAACGATTTCAGCAGCTGCACGCTTCGTACCAACAAAAAGGATTTTACCTTTGTTAGAAGCGATTTTACCTAAGTAATTCAACGCACCGTTGAACATAGGTACTGTTTCTTCAAGGTTGATGATGTGAATCTTGTTACGCGCACCAAAGATATATGGACGCATTTGAGGGTTCCAGAAACGAGTTTTGTGACCGAAGTGCACACCCGCCTGTAGCATGTCACGCATACTAACTTTAGACATAATAAATTCTCCGAATTTCGGGTTAAGCCTCCGCAAATCCCATTTCCCGACCCCAACCAGTCTCTTAAAAGAGTGTCTTTCTGGTGGAGCACCCCGGCAAATGTGTCGATCTGCGTGTGGATTTTAAGTAAATATCGTATTTGTAGCTCAATAATTGTACGGGTTTAAACGCACTTTCGAGCCACGGCGCGCTTTATACCATTTTTCAGGGGTTGAGGCAATGTTTTTGGGTGATTTAGGTGGTTTTTCGTCATTCCTGAAAAATCGGGAATCCCGGCCTATTTTGCTTGTCACTTTAGACCTTGAACCGATAGGACTCAGGATCTAACCCGTTTCATGTTATTCCGATTCAAAACCCTACCAACAGTCGTGTCATTCCGCACTTGATAAGGAATCTAGCGACTTTTTACAACTGGAGGTATTACTGTTACTCCTGCACTGATTCCCCATGACTATATGTCAATTTCTAGGTAGTATGTGTCTCGAGTATCAGCTCAAAACTAAAAATAATCTATAAACATAGGGATTTTCAAATGAAAAACAGATTACTCTTATTGGCTCTTATCGCATCTTTTATAGCCTCTTGCACAAGTATTAAAGTACAAGAGTTAGATCCAGAGCATGAAATCAGCCATGTCTGCATCCAAAAAAACCCAAAAGTAATTGTTGGCGACTTTTTGCCAGTTGTGCAAAGGGGGTTCATGAAACACGGAATAACCACTGAGGTGTTTGATGATGAAATGCCTTTCTATTGCGATTACTACCTCACTTATACTGCACTAAAAACATGGGATATTGGAATGTATATGCACCATGCGGAGCTATCACTGTTTAAGAATCATAAGATGTTAGGCTACGCTGAATATCACCTAAACGGTAAAGGTGGCTTGGCTCTAAATAAATGGGCAAGTGTTGAATCAAAGATGATGCCAGTTATCGATAAACTACTTGTGGGCTATACGCCAGAAAAGGTGAAACTGTTTAAAAGCAATCAAAAACATGTCAAATCTAATGAAGTAAATAATCAACCTCCTGGGAACAACACCACAGAGGAAGAGTTGAAAAAATTAAGAAAGTGGTTCGAAGAAGGCTTGATTAGTAAAGAGGAATACAAAGCAGAAAAAGAAAAGCTTTTAAACCAATAGCAGACGTAGCCTCGAAGGAGCATCAGTGACTTCGAGGTTTTATGTTTATAATCTACTATTCCCCTCGATTACGCTTTCGCTAATCGAGGCTACGTTAACTAAAACATATTAGACGTAAGTCGAGCCATATCAATGAGTAACTACTTCTTAGTTTTTGGAATTGTATTAGCTGTTCTACTCAATATTATTGCTTGTTATCATGTATTAAAAACCGATTACTTTGACAAGCATCAAAAAATATTCCAAATTATTTTAACTTGGCTCATACCCTTCATTGCTTCAGTTGGTATAGTCCTTTTTTTATTCAATGAGAATAATCCTTCACAAGAGCCTACTGACTTTGGGGGTGGAGCTAATGATAGCATCGGTGGAGTAGCAGATGATTAACAAGCGATCTTGTGATTTTAGAAATCCTATTTAGGGTAAAACTGGAAACTTCAAAGTTTCTTATTCCAGTAACTCAACCCATTAAAGAATAACTTGCATTTATATGTGTCACAAAGCACCCTAGCCCTCATGCACCATTAAACATACAAGATGGAATGACTAAAACCGATAAGAAAACGGAAAAGCTCATAGTTAAGACCTTAACGGATGCCTGTCATGTACTGACGGACTCGGTTGAGGGTTTTGAGTGGCTGACGCACTTTGTGGATTACGATGCGTTTCCGCAGTCTTTAGAAATCGTTTGTATCTTTGATACGGAAGATTCTTTATCCAAAGCTTTGCAAGAACACCAAGATAGTTTTATTGGCTCGGTTATTAGCGATAAGCTTCAATCGATCAATGTCCCTTTAAAAAATCATGCAAAACAGATTAACTTCGACTCCGAAGAAGCTTGCGAGAAAG
Proteins encoded:
- the rpsB gene encoding 30S ribosomal protein S2, translating into MSKVSMRDMLQAGVHFGHKTRFWNPQMRPYIFGARNKIHIINLEETVPMFNGALNYLGKIASNKGKILFVGTKRAAAEIVKEEATRCGQFFVDKRWLGGMLTNYKTIRGSINRLKDLEKQSEDGTFERLTKKEALMRTREMDKLEASIGGIKNMGGLPDVLFVIDADHEAIAIAEANKMGIPVVAVVDTNSNPKGVDYIIPGNDDAIRAIRLYCGAVADAVLDGKQSNTVADKGDEFVEEAGEE
- a CDS encoding Sbal_3080 family lipoprotein gives rise to the protein MKNRLLLLALIASFIASCTSIKVQELDPEHEISHVCIQKNPKVIVGDFLPVVQRGFMKHGITTEVFDDEMPFYCDYYLTYTALKTWDIGMYMHHAELSLFKNHKMLGYAEYHLNGKGGLALNKWASVESKMMPVIDKLLVGYTPEKVKLFKSNQKHVKSNEVNNQPPGNNTTEEELKKLRKWFEEGLISKEEYKAEKEKLLNQ